Sequence from the Desulfovibrio oxyclinae DSM 11498 genome:
CGGACCGGGCTGCGACCAGGCAAGGCGGGTTTGCAGCTCCTGTCCCACGGGCGGGCCCAGCGGCGTCCTGCTGCGCATGCCGTGCAATCCGCTTCGCATCCGGTCAAGCATCTCCTCGGACATCATGCCGTCCGCCATGCCGCCGTGCATCATGCCTCCCATGCGGCCACCATGCATCATGCCTCCCATGCCCATGCCCGGAGCACGGTCGGGAGCGGCCTCAAGCCCGGGATACATGACGGTGGCGCCGTTCTCCAGATGCACACGTACCCAGAGCACGAGATTTGGGTAGTCGAACTTGATGCGACCGAGAAGGGGCACCAGAGATTCCAGCGCCTTGGTGGCGTTGCTCTCGGAGGCGGCTTCGTTCGGGGTGAAAACGCCCAGCTCTCGGAAATTCACTTTCAGCGGGACCGTGGAGTCGTTTCCGAGTCGCAGAACGTAGTCCTCAAGATAGGGGATCGTATCTTCGGGCGGGGAAAAATCAGGGTTTGGGGCGGTGTGGGAGTGTCCGTAGAGCACGCCTTCGATCTTGGAGGCCAGCAGAATCGATGCGGCTTCAAGCAACTGACGTTCCCGGCGCAGGATTCGGGCGTGGTCCTTTGCGATGCGCTCCAGACCGGACCCGGCCTTGCGTACCAGCGTGTCCTCGCTTTGTTCCGCGAGTGTGCCGCCAAGTTCGGTAATGTCCTCCCGAACGCTCAACTGAACGGCCAGCAGCGGTATGAGTGCTATGGAAAGCAAGAGGATGAGCAGCTTGAAACGGATGCGCATGGTCTCTCCCGATGAGGTTGCAGGTCCTGAAGCACGCTTGGCGGCGTGAATGCGGATTTCTCTTTTCTATCCACGGGAGGCGATTGTGGCAACCTTGTGCAGAAAATGATTACCGAACAAATCTTCTGCTTGATAATAATGCGAAATGGAATTCAGCATGGTATGGTGGCCTCCAAAATAGAATCAGGAGGTTCAAACCATGAAGAAGACACTTGCAATCCTGCTTGGACTTGGCCTTTCCCTTATCACCGCACAGGCGTTCGCTCAGATGGGGTCCGGACATATGATGGACGGCTCCCGTTACGGTGGTGGATACGGACTCACCGAGGAGCAGATTGAAGCATCCCGCGAGATTCACGCCAAGTATCAGGACTCCTTTGCGGAGCTTTCGGAAAAGATTTGGTCCAAGCGGGCCCAGATATCCGGCGAGCTCGCAAAGGACAATGTGGATCGCGGTCGGGTGGAGAAGCTTGCCGGTGAAGTGGGCGACCTTATGTCCAAGGGCTACCAGATGCGCGTGAAGATGTTCATGGACATGCGCGAGAAGGGCCTGTCCTTCGGTGCCTGCTCCGGCATGATGGGCGGCGGCATGATGGGCGGCGGCATGATGCACGGTGGCATGATGGGCGGCGGTTACCACGGCGGCATGATGGGCGGTGGCATGAAGCGCGGCTACCATGACTACCATGGATACGGAAACTAGCGACTCGCCATGCTGAACGGATAAAGAAAAAAAGGGCGGATGCCGAAGCATCCGCCCTTTGTCTTTTCTTGTGCCGCCGCTAGATCTTGCAGGCGGTGCGCAGGTCGTCCACTGCGTCGGTCTGTTCCCACTGGAATTCGGGAAGCTCGCGACCGAAGTGGCCGTAGTTGGTGGTCTTGCGGAAGATGGGGCGGTGAAGCTTCAGGCGCTCCTGAATGTAGTAGGGGCGCAGGTCGAAGACTTCGTTCACTGCCTTGGTCAGCACGTCGTCGGGCACCTGTCCGGTGCCGCGGGAGCTGACCACCACGGAGACCGGTTCGGCCACGCCGATGGCGTAGGCGATCTGGACTTCGCATTCGTCCGCGAGTCCGGCTGCCACGATGTTCTTGGCAACGTAGCGGGCCATGTAGGCGCCGGAGCGGTCCACCTTGGACGGGTCCTTGCCGGAGAACGCGCCGCCGCCGTGCGCGCCGGCGCCGCCGTAGGTGTCGTTGATGATCTTGCGGCCGGTCAGTCCTGCGTCGCCCACGGGGCCACCGATGACGAAACGTCCGGTGGGGTTAATGTAGGTCTTGATCTTGTCGTCCACCAGATGCTCGGGCAGGGTCTTCATGACCACTTCGCGCATGATGGCTTCCTGCAGGTCGGCATACGAGATGTTTTCGTCATGCTGGGTGGAGACGACCACGTTGTCGATGCGGCTGGGCTTGCCGTCCTCGAATTCCACGCAGACCTGGGTCTTGCCGTCCGGGCGCAGGAAGTCCAGCACGCCTTTCTTGCGAACGTAGGTCAGGCGGCGGGAGAGCTTGTGCGCGTAGTAGATGGGGGTCGGCATCAGGCTCGGGGTTTCGTTGGTAGCGAAACCGAACATCATGCCCTGGTCACCTGCGCCCTGCTCCTCGGGGCTCTTGCGGTCAACGCCCTGAGCGATGTCCGGAGACTGCTTGTCGATGGAAGAGATGACTGCGCAGGTCTCCCAGTCGAAGCCCATCTTGTCGGAGCTGTTGTACCCGATGTCCTTGATGGTGTTGCGGACGATGTCGGGGAAGTCGGCGTAGGCAGTGGTGGAAATCTCACCCGCGATGAAGGCCATGCCGGTGGTTACGAGCGTTTCGCATGCCACGCGACAGTTCGGATCCTCTGCCATGATGGCGTCGAGGATGGCGTCGGAAATCTGGTCGGCCACTTTGTCGGGGTGTCCTTCTGTCACGGACTCGGACGTGAACAGGTACTTGCCTTTGGGAAAAAGCATCGATTCCTCCTTCAGTATCTATTTTTACGATGCATTGGGTACAACGTTTATTTCGTAGTCGATAGTCTCTTGGATGGAGTTGTCGGGCCCGGCGATGATCACCTTGGGCTTTGCGCCGATCATTTCGGATTCGTCCAGCCACTGGTAGGTGGCGATGATGATCCGCTGACCCTTGCTCCCCTTGTGCGCAGCCGCTCCGTTCATGCATATCTCCCCGGGGCCGCCGGGGATGGCATAGGTGGAGAGACGTTCTCCGTTGTCGAGATTGTAAATGTCGACCCGCTCAAAAGGGAGGATGCCCGCGGCTTCCAGCAGCTTCGTGTCGATGGACAGGCTGCCGTGATACTCCAGCTTCGCACAGGTTATTGTTGCGCCGTGTATTTTGGCGCTGAGAAAGTTTCTCTGGGACACAGGCTTACACCTCTATTGAAAAATTGTCTATCAGTCGAGCCCGACTCATGAATATAGCTACCGCGATGAGGGCTTTCTGCCGAACTTCGTTCACGTTTGCAAGAGTTTCGGGATCGACTATTTCGATATAATCGGGCCTGCCGCCTGGAACCTTGGCCGCCAGCTCGTCGCGGATGAATCGCTTGAGGGTTTCGGCGTTCGTGGTGCCGGACTTCGCCTTTTCTGCGGCGCTGCGCAGGACGACGTGGATATTCGGCGCGTTGCGACGCTCCTCTTCGGTAAGGTAGACGTTGCGGGAACTCAGTGCAAGGCCGTCCGCCTCTCGCACGATGGGGTGCCCCGTGATCTCCACCGGAATGTTCAGGTCGCGGACCATGCGGCGGATGATGGCCAGCTGCTGCCAGTCCTTCTGGCCGAATACCGCGACTTTCGGCCGCGCGAGCATGAACAGCTTGCAGACCACGGTGCATACGCCGCGGAAATGATCCGGGCGGGATGCGCCGCACAAGCCCTTGGCCATTTCGGGAACCTGAATCCAGGTGCCGTGGTCAGGGTCGTACATGCCTCCCGGCTCGGGAACGAACAGGACGTCCGCGCCGTGCTCTTCGGCCAGACGCGCGTCGCGTTCCTCGTCGCGGGGGTAGGTCTCAAGGTCCTCGCCGGGACCGAACTGTGTGGGATTGACGAAAAGCGAAACGACGAGCTTGTCGCAGCGCTTGCGGCAGTCATCCATGAGGCTCAGGTGTCCTTCATGGAAATAGCCCATGGTGGGGACGAGGCCGATACGCCGGCCTTTGCTT
This genomic interval carries:
- the panC gene encoding pantoate--beta-alanine ligase, giving the protein MKIIRHPRELQQLCMDWESKGRRIGLVPTMGYFHEGHLSLMDDCRKRCDKLVVSLFVNPTQFGPGEDLETYPRDEERDARLAEEHGADVLFVPEPGGMYDPDHGTWIQVPEMAKGLCGASRPDHFRGVCTVVCKLFMLARPKVAVFGQKDWQQLAIIRRMVRDLNIPVEITGHPIVREADGLALSSRNVYLTEEERRNAPNIHVVLRSAAEKAKSGTTNAETLKRFIRDELAAKVPGGRPDYIEIVDPETLANVNEVRQKALIAVAIFMSRARLIDNFSIEV
- a CDS encoding Spy/CpxP family protein refolding chaperone → MKKTLAILLGLGLSLITAQAFAQMGSGHMMDGSRYGGGYGLTEEQIEASREIHAKYQDSFAELSEKIWSKRAQISGELAKDNVDRGRVEKLAGEVGDLMSKGYQMRVKMFMDMREKGLSFGACSGMMGGGMMGGGMMHGGMMGGGYHGGMMGGGMKRGYHDYHGYGN
- the metK gene encoding methionine adenosyltransferase, which encodes MLFPKGKYLFTSESVTEGHPDKVADQISDAILDAIMAEDPNCRVACETLVTTGMAFIAGEISTTAYADFPDIVRNTIKDIGYNSSDKMGFDWETCAVISSIDKQSPDIAQGVDRKSPEEQGAGDQGMMFGFATNETPSLMPTPIYYAHKLSRRLTYVRKKGVLDFLRPDGKTQVCVEFEDGKPSRIDNVVVSTQHDENISYADLQEAIMREVVMKTLPEHLVDDKIKTYINPTGRFVIGGPVGDAGLTGRKIINDTYGGAGAHGGGAFSGKDPSKVDRSGAYMARYVAKNIVAAGLADECEVQIAYAIGVAEPVSVVVSSRGTGQVPDDVLTKAVNEVFDLRPYYIQERLKLHRPIFRKTTNYGHFGRELPEFQWEQTDAVDDLRTACKI
- the panD gene encoding aspartate 1-decarboxylase — protein: MSQRNFLSAKIHGATITCAKLEYHGSLSIDTKLLEAAGILPFERVDIYNLDNGERLSTYAIPGGPGEICMNGAAAHKGSKGQRIIIATYQWLDESEMIGAKPKVIIAGPDNSIQETIDYEINVVPNAS